The following is a genomic window from Treponema pallidum subsp. pallidum str. Nichols.
TGGATGACCTCCTGAATCGTGTGCATACACTGAGCCACGTGTGGTCGCGTGTGTTGCGTGCTTATACACAAGCGTATGAAAGTCTGCATACACACCGCGCATTTCATTCAGTACAACGCCCTGGAGGGTAAGTTGGTTGTGCTCATTAAACTCAAAGCGGTGTCCTTCTTGCTTAAAGGTCCACTCTTCGATCAGGGGGAAAAAGACTGCGTCTGCATATACACTCATAACATTGAAGTAGTCAGTCTCTACCAAGGAGGAGGCCGGATATACTGTTTTGTCCGGAAAGGTTAGAGCGTTAAGAAACGTTTTCACGCTTTGTTTCGCGAGTATGAGGAACGGATCCTTGAGGGGATAATGCTGTGATCCACAGAGCACCGAATGCTCAAGGATATGAGCAACCCCGGTACTTGCTTCTTCTGCCGTCATAAAACAGAAGGCAAACAAATTCTCCGGGTCTTCGTTGAGAATGTGGTACAACTCAAGCCCTGTTTTTTTGTGTCGAGCATAGACACCCACTGCCGAAAGCTCAGCGAGTGAATGGCGCCAGATAATTTCAAAACCGTGAAGAAGCGTACTCATCGGTGATTCTCACTCCTCTTCTTGCAAGCTATTTGGAAGCAATGTGCTGTTGCGCGCCGGCACTGCGCAATGTAGCTAAAAAGTGCTCAGTGATGGTGCGCGTATCATGCGCTGAAGGCGGGAACGTGTCGTACTCATCGCGCACAAGCTGTGCGCGGTTTTTAGAGAGATTAGAGAGAATTTTCTGAACAAAAGCAGGATGATTGGTGTTGATGAGCGCAGCAAGAGTTTTTTCAGAACAAGACGCCAGGTGTTTTTGCAAAAATGTATCTGGGAGCGCGGGGATATCATCCAGCGTGAAAAGATGCGTGCGGACACGCGCTGCAAGTGTTGGATTTTTTTCTGCAAGGGCATGAAGAATTGAATGCTCAGTCGCGCGCTCCATCTTTTTGAGAATTGCCGCAAGCACTGCATGCCCGTCAAGATCACGGCGCTGGGACAAATGGAGCGCTGCAAACTTTTTGTGCAAGGAGTCACTCATGACTTGCAGCACCTGAGGGTTAACGTGCTTTAACTTTGCAAGGCGAACGATCAAGTCCTTCTTCTCCTCTGTGCTGATATTACTCAAATAGTGCGCAGCGCTTTCTGGAGGCAGCTGCGAGAGGATGAGTGTTTTGGTGGCAGGTAGTTCTCCTTCCAGGAGGGGGAGAAGTTGGGAGGCTTCAAGCGCAGCCAAAAACTCAAAAGGTTTCGGCTGTGCCGCTGGCACCGCCCGCTTCAAGATAAGATCGGCCTTTTCTTCCCCAAACGCTTTGGAAAGCATCGACTGCGCAGCACGCAGTCCACCGGTAACAGGCGACACACGAGCGCAGAGGGCAGAAAACTCCCGTAGGATCTCACGCGCTTCTTCTGGACTGAGGGGTTTGAGTGTCAGGAGCTCGGCAACCACCGCCTCAATCTGTGCAGGCTCAAGTTGCTTGAGCACCAGCGCCGCCTGCTCTTCTCCAATGAGGGAGAGGAACTGGGCAATCTTTTTATAAACGGTTCGGCCTCGGTCTTGTTCACGTACGGTGGCTTTGATTAAGCCACGAGGAGATTCGGTTCTATTCATAGAAAGAGGACTCCGCGCGGTCTCCGGACACGCAGTTCATTGTAGTGGAGGGTGTGCTCTTGACACAAGGGCGTGAGCACCTTAAAAGGTGCCCCCCCCCAGCGGGGAGGGGTCCAAGGATGTATGGCGTTGTCTCTTCGGTTCTGGTGTTTTAGCCCTTCGGGGGAATTACGTGTGAGTGTTCTTTCCGTTTCCGCTGCGTTCGGTGTGTTGGTAGTGCTGCTGGTGCTTTCCATGTTGTTCTCTGCTGCGGAAACAGCGTTCTGTGCGCTAAATACCTTAAGACTTCGCTACCTGTACGAAAAACGTCATGCTCGCGCTCGAGTGGCAATGCGTATCCTTCGACGGAAAAACTTCTATCTTGCTGCTGTGGTTATCGGGAACACCCTGGCGAGCAGTGCGTTGTCTGCAGTCATTGCGCTTTTTGCACGTGCCCTCTTTGGCATCCACGCAGTGGGGTGGAGCATCGGTGCAGGAACGGTGCTTACACTTCTTTTTGGAGAAATTATTCCGAAGTCACTTGCCTTGTGCCGGCCGAACGCAGTGGCACTGCATACTGCGCGATTCTTGCAGTGGAGCGCTTTGATGCTTACTCCTTTTGTACAGGTGTTCTGTATGGCGCGGAGTGCGCTCTTGCGTCTTGCGCGTGTCGCGTGCCACACTCCCTCGCTGCGTGTTACGGATGACGACCTGCACACCGTACTGTACGCTGGAGAGGCGGATGGCACTGTGACTTCCCGCGAACGCGCATTGTATCAACGTATTTTGCATTCTGCATCCCTTACTGCGCGAGATATTATGACCTGTCGTGCGCAATTGATTGCAGTTCCGCGCGCGAGTTCTCTGGCGGAGGCAATTGCCTGTGCACAGAAGATGCGCGTTTCGCGTGTTCCAGTGTATGAACGGAGTGTTGATTGGATAATTGGTATTTTCGATGTGAAGAAATTCTTGTGCTCAGAAGAGGTAGACGGACGAGATTTAGAAGAGTGCGGAACACTGATGCAACATGTGAGCGCGCCGGTTTTTGTCTTCGAATGTACACGACTTGCATATGTGCAGCACAAATTGCGCGCACACTCACGCGCAGTCGCCATTGTGCTTGATGAATATGGCGGGACGGCAGGTCTTGTGACAAAGCACAATATATACCAAGCATTTTTTAAGAGCAGTGCGCATGAATTCCCTGTGAATTCAACAGGTCCGCAGGTTACGCGTGCGGGGGTACGGGCGTATATATTTCCTGGATCGCTGCGCTTGGATGAGATAAATGATCTACTCGGCACCGATTTTTCTTCGTGTACCAGTGAGACCCTTGCAGGTCTTATCATGGAGTATACAGGGTGTATTCCTGATCCTGGCACCACGGTTGTATTCGGTTCTTGGCGTTGTGTGGTGCTACAACTGCATGTGCGCAGAATCGTACGTGTTCGGTTTGAGTTTCAAGGATAGTAGGGAAGCGCGCGTGGCATACCCTTTTCTGGTAGGATTGGAACTCATGTTCTTACTTGTGTGCTCGGCCCTATGTGCAGGTTCAGAAAGCGCGTTGTCGTCGGTGAACCAAGACGATGAACGTAAGCTTAAGCGGCACAGTACACGTTGTACACAACGCTTATGCTGGCTTCTGGCCCGGCGCGAACAGCTGATTACCACAGTTATTGTGCAAAACACTGCACTGAATATGGTGCTCTCTAGCGTGGTGACGTTAGGCTCTATGGAGTTGTGGGGTGCACAGTCG
Proteins encoded in this region:
- a CDS encoding flagellar motor switch protein FliG; this translates as MNRTESPRGLIKATVREQDRGRTVYKKIAQFLSLIGEEQAALVLKQLEPAQIEAVVAELLTLKPLSPEEAREILREFSALCARVSPVTGGLRAAQSMLSKAFGEEKADLILKRAVPAAQPKPFEFLAALEASQLLPLLEGELPATKTLILSQLPPESAAHYLSNISTEEKKDLIVRLAKLKHVNPQVLQVMSDSLHKKFAALHLSQRRDLDGHAVLAAILKKMERATEHSILHALAEKNPTLAARVRTHLFTLDDIPALPDTFLQKHLASCSEKTLAALINTNHPAFVQKILSNLSKNRAQLVRDEYDTFPPSAHDTRTITEHFLATLRSAGAQQHIASK
- a CDS encoding hemolysin family protein — encoded protein: MSTLKGAPPQRGGVQGCMALSLRFWCFSPSGELRVSVLSVSAAFGVLVVLLVLSMLFSAAETAFCALNTLRLRYLYEKRHARARVAMRILRRKNFYLAAVVIGNTLASSALSAVIALFARALFGIHAVGWSIGAGTVLTLLFGEIIPKSLALCRPNAVALHTARFLQWSALMLTPFVQVFCMARSALLRLARVACHTPSLRVTDDDLHTVLYAGEADGTVTSRERALYQRILHSASLTARDIMTCRAQLIAVPRASSLAEAIACAQKMRVSRVPVYERSVDWIIGIFDVKKFLCSEEVDGRDLEECGTLMQHVSAPVFVFECTRLAYVQHKLRAHSRAVAIVLDEYGGTAGLVTKHNIYQAFFKSSAHEFPVNSTGPQVTRAGVRAYIFPGSLRLDEINDLLGTDFSSCTSETLAGLIMEYTGCIPDPGTTVVFGSWRCVVLQLHVRRIVRVRFEFQG